In a single window of the Pseudodesulfovibrio profundus genome:
- a CDS encoding TonB-dependent receptor plug domain-containing protein: MSVVALLLAFCLFIPTAWAAESRVDPSSGVLPEVVVTATSVPTPSKEVPVHVQIVTSEEIKNTDAKDVSDVLAKFVPGHFHKYGADYSSVGLRGFRSNSMAGTDLKSKTLILIDGMRAGTGRVSVLPVDNVDRIEIVRGPGSVIYGGSAMGGVINIITRRGKGDVSGNIGAEAGSFGQYRVKANASGATENDTGYSVAGHGERQGSYVTGGGEEIENSQMTDRGLSASLTYRKDAANDLHMAGIYNHSDKGSPGSGRYPSATDNSKSTYKRMAFDWTTDRGDAPLGWYAKGYAVKHAYVWNDHATEIDTTTGGLRTGADLETGSFGNLLLGVEYDRIKEEQRKSVWGPNTEYNNYALLAEQRITAGDFLFYLGGRFDDYNMKMKETPSITVAEGSRKFTNLSWRGGAVYDAAEWLSFRTAVGTGFRAPSAEELAGSYTTSWGATYSGNPNLKAETATTAEIGTDFYLGDMTAGATLFHTQSKNSIVTTGSFPNYTYENIKGINLTAFEGYLRSSHDVTYNKTKIVFQPYLNGIYYLDRKNMDDALTNARGTNTPLYISEMSLTAGLTTHIGKQLTHDLNMVYVGDQKIQSFKTTPSTYKTMSGYTVFGTRLTFKPGANISTYIDVQNLLNKKYDCVDDYTMPGRSMKLGVNYDF, encoded by the coding sequence ATGAGTGTCGTAGCTCTGCTGCTGGCATTTTGTTTATTCATCCCAACTGCCTGGGCCGCCGAGTCCAGAGTTGATCCATCTTCGGGAGTTCTTCCCGAAGTGGTGGTCACTGCAACCTCTGTTCCTACCCCGAGCAAAGAGGTTCCGGTTCATGTCCAGATTGTCACATCGGAAGAAATCAAAAACACTGACGCCAAGGATGTTTCAGACGTTCTGGCAAAGTTTGTTCCCGGACACTTTCACAAGTATGGGGCAGATTACTCTTCTGTGGGGCTTCGTGGATTTAGAAGTAACAGTATGGCCGGTACGGATCTAAAGAGTAAAACATTGATCCTTATAGACGGCATGCGAGCTGGAACTGGGCGTGTCAGCGTGCTTCCGGTGGATAATGTGGATCGTATCGAAATCGTTCGTGGACCGGGGTCTGTAATCTATGGTGGCTCTGCCATGGGTGGTGTTATCAACATCATCACACGTAGAGGCAAAGGAGATGTGTCCGGTAACATCGGTGCCGAGGCTGGCTCCTTCGGTCAATATAGGGTGAAGGCGAACGCCTCCGGTGCAACAGAGAATGACACCGGCTACTCTGTTGCCGGACATGGAGAACGACAAGGGAGCTATGTTACGGGAGGTGGAGAAGAGATTGAAAACTCCCAAATGACCGACAGAGGGCTTTCCGCCAGCCTAACGTATAGGAAAGATGCAGCGAATGACCTTCATATGGCTGGTATTTATAATCATAGTGACAAAGGTTCGCCTGGCTCCGGTCGGTATCCTAGTGCAACCGACAATAGCAAAAGCACATACAAGCGTATGGCCTTTGACTGGACCACTGATCGAGGAGATGCCCCTCTAGGTTGGTATGCTAAAGGGTATGCCGTCAAACATGCGTATGTCTGGAATGATCATGCAACGGAGATCGATACTACTACCGGTGGGCTTCGAACCGGGGCGGACTTAGAGACGGGTAGCTTTGGCAACCTGTTGTTGGGTGTAGAGTACGACAGGATCAAGGAGGAACAGCGTAAGAGCGTTTGGGGACCTAATACTGAGTATAATAATTATGCTCTATTGGCTGAGCAACGCATCACTGCTGGTGATTTTCTCTTTTATCTTGGCGGTCGTTTTGACGACTACAACATGAAAATGAAAGAAACCCCCTCCATTACGGTTGCAGAAGGTAGCCGTAAGTTCACCAATCTGAGTTGGCGAGGTGGTGCGGTCTATGATGCCGCAGAGTGGTTGAGCTTTCGCACTGCAGTGGGTACCGGATTTCGTGCTCCGTCTGCTGAAGAGTTGGCAGGATCGTATACCACGAGTTGGGGTGCTACCTATTCAGGTAATCCAAACCTTAAGGCAGAAACTGCCACCACTGCAGAAATAGGGACCGATTTCTATTTGGGGGATATGACAGCAGGAGCAACGCTGTTTCATACACAGAGCAAGAACTCTATTGTTACCACAGGTAGCTTTCCCAATTATACCTATGAAAATATCAAGGGCATCAACCTGACGGCGTTTGAGGGGTATCTTCGTTCGTCGCATGATGTGACATACAATAAGACCAAGATAGTTTTTCAGCCATACCTGAATGGAATCTATTATCTTGATCGTAAGAACATGGATGATGCACTGACCAATGCCAGAGGAACCAACACTCCGCTGTACATATCTGAGATGAGTCTCACAGCTGGACTAACAACCCACATTGGTAAACAATTAACCCATGACCTGAATATGGTTTATGTTGGTGATCAGAAAATTCAGAGTTTTAAAACGACACCGTCAACTTACAAAACGATGTCCGGGTATACGGTGTTTGGTACTCGTCTGACATTTAAACCAGGAGCCAACATCAGCACATATATTGATGTGCAAAATTTGTTGAATAAGAAATACGATTGCGTAGATGATTATACCATGCCCGGCAGAAGTATGAAGCTGGGTGTTAATTACGACTTCTAA
- a CDS encoding IS5 family transposase: protein MLLFLHPKEEGMAIRQKGPRLGDYFLGHRRTKTTFLDEINELIDWQPINAFLCKKIRRKANAVGNPAYPPLAMFKILLLQRWYNLSDPGVEQALLDRLSFVRFTGFSIEDDVPDETTICRFRNGLIRLKVLDSLLDMLNRQLEGQGLLVREGAVVDASVVESQRRPRKVIDVMPEDRSEDAEEQDGPVDCRVSYSDDEEAAWLRKRNRAYYGYKLHAATDSRDGFLLCGHITPANHSDTGEFERLVNGVGLDPGARVYADKGYCSGKNRDILFDRDLEDGTMDKTPRGGRLTDFEKTRNRDISSIRQIVERAFGTLKRGYAFFRSRYVGREKVEGEFHILAMAFNLKKAVRLARA, encoded by the coding sequence ATGCTATTATTTCTCCATCCAAAGGAGGAAGGCATGGCTATTCGGCAGAAAGGACCTCGGTTGGGTGATTACTTCCTGGGGCACCGCAGAACCAAGACCACATTTCTGGATGAGATCAACGAACTCATCGACTGGCAGCCCATCAACGCCTTTCTGTGCAAGAAGATCAGGCGCAAGGCCAACGCCGTGGGCAATCCCGCCTATCCGCCTCTGGCGATGTTCAAGATTCTGCTCTTGCAGCGTTGGTACAACCTGAGTGATCCGGGCGTGGAGCAGGCGCTGCTCGACCGGCTCTCCTTTGTCAGATTTACCGGTTTTTCCATCGAGGACGACGTGCCGGACGAGACCACCATATGCCGTTTCCGTAACGGTTTGATCCGCCTGAAGGTGCTGGACTCCTTGCTCGACATGCTTAACCGCCAGCTTGAAGGACAAGGGCTTCTTGTCCGTGAGGGAGCCGTGGTGGACGCCTCGGTAGTCGAGTCGCAGCGGCGGCCGCGCAAGGTTATCGACGTGATGCCTGAGGACCGTTCCGAGGACGCCGAAGAACAGGATGGGCCGGTGGACTGCCGGGTCAGCTATTCGGATGACGAGGAGGCGGCCTGGCTCCGCAAGAGAAATCGGGCCTATTACGGCTACAAGCTCCATGCCGCGACGGACAGTCGAGACGGGTTTCTGCTCTGTGGTCACATCACTCCCGCGAACCATTCGGACACGGGCGAATTCGAGCGGCTCGTGAATGGCGTCGGCCTTGATCCCGGCGCACGGGTTTATGCGGACAAGGGCTATTGCAGCGGGAAGAACCGGGACATTCTGTTTGATCGCGATTTGGAGGACGGAACCATGGACAAGACGCCTCGTGGCGGCAGGCTGACAGACTTCGAAAAGACCCGCAACCGTGACATCAGCAGCATTCGGCAAATAGTCGAGCGGGCCTTCGGCACACTCAAACGTGGCTACGCATTCTTTCGGTCCCGATACGTGGGTCGTGAGAAGGTGGAGGGAGAGTTCCACATCCTCGCCATGGCGTTCAATTTGAAAAAAGCTGTTCGACTGGCGCGAGCCTGA
- a CDS encoding ribonucleoside triphosphate reductase yields the protein MPIQIQKRDGCIETWSTKRIGNAIFKALKGSGIKDPLLADRLAGKVEKKLADIDVPEQEQVQDTVQQVLMEARLYKVAERYIIYREKRRELRSQNDAYLDISGITESYLDNIDWRVSENSNMVHSYQGLILHMAGSVQARYMLEKYPEEVRMAHNHGYFHIHDLSFGLAGYCSGWSLRDLLLEGFNLRDRCSSTPAKHFDAACGQIVNFLGTLQNEWAGAQAFNNVDTYLAPFIRYDSLDYASVKQQIQKLLHNLNATSRWGGQSPFTNFTFDVVPPAHIAKEAVIIGGQLQDSTYGEYGEEMAMINRAFLEVMLEGDADGRIFSFPIPTYNVTEDFPWESEEGKLLLKMTAKYGAPYFQNFINSDLNPEDVRSMCCRLQMDLREIRKKTGGLFGAGDLTGSIGVVTLNLSKLAYLAHNEEDFFDLITEYAQLASESLEYKRKIVEKNLSAGMFPFSRRYLKNGFKGHFSTIGLIGGHEACMNLLGKGVDTPSGSRLMQQTLNLLRRLVVQFQEETGNLYNLEATPGEGTCYRLAKIDRELYSDI from the coding sequence ATGCCTATTCAAATTCAAAAACGTGATGGATGCATCGAAACGTGGTCAACCAAACGTATTGGTAACGCCATTTTCAAAGCCCTCAAAGGCAGCGGCATCAAGGACCCGCTTTTAGCTGACCGCCTGGCCGGAAAAGTTGAGAAGAAGCTCGCAGACATCGATGTCCCTGAGCAGGAACAAGTCCAAGACACGGTGCAACAGGTTCTCATGGAGGCCCGGTTGTACAAAGTCGCAGAACGCTACATCATCTACCGCGAGAAACGCAGGGAACTGAGATCTCAAAACGATGCCTATCTGGACATCTCAGGAATAACTGAAAGCTACCTCGATAACATCGACTGGCGCGTCAGCGAAAACTCCAACATGGTTCACTCCTATCAGGGATTGATCCTGCATATGGCTGGATCAGTCCAAGCTCGATACATGCTGGAAAAGTATCCGGAGGAAGTGCGAATGGCCCATAATCACGGCTACTTCCACATCCACGATCTTTCCTTCGGTCTGGCAGGCTATTGCTCCGGCTGGAGCCTGCGCGACCTTCTGTTGGAAGGATTTAATTTGCGCGACAGGTGCTCCTCCACTCCGGCCAAGCACTTTGACGCGGCCTGCGGCCAGATCGTTAATTTCCTCGGAACCCTCCAAAATGAATGGGCAGGCGCTCAGGCATTTAACAATGTCGACACCTATCTGGCCCCATTCATCAGGTACGACAGCCTCGACTATGCCAGCGTAAAACAACAGATTCAGAAATTGCTCCACAACCTCAATGCCACGTCACGTTGGGGAGGGCAAAGTCCATTCACCAACTTCACCTTCGATGTCGTGCCTCCGGCCCATATCGCCAAGGAGGCTGTCATTATTGGCGGTCAATTGCAGGACTCCACTTATGGCGAATACGGGGAAGAGATGGCCATGATCAATCGGGCTTTCCTCGAAGTAATGCTCGAAGGCGATGCTGACGGACGCATTTTCTCCTTCCCCATCCCCACGTACAACGTGACCGAAGACTTCCCCTGGGAATCCGAAGAAGGGAAGCTGCTGCTCAAAATGACTGCAAAATACGGTGCCCCCTACTTCCAGAACTTCATCAACTCGGACCTCAACCCTGAGGATGTTCGCTCCATGTGCTGCCGTTTGCAGATGGACCTGCGTGAGATTCGTAAAAAGACTGGAGGGCTGTTTGGAGCAGGCGATCTGACTGGATCTATCGGCGTCGTTACCCTGAACCTGTCCAAACTTGCATACCTTGCTCATAATGAAGAAGACTTCTTTGACCTGATAACCGAGTATGCCCAACTGGCAAGCGAGTCTCTGGAATACAAACGAAAAATAGTTGAAAAAAACCTGAGTGCTGGGATGTTTCCCTTCTCTCGCCGGTACTTGAAGAACGGCTTCAAGGGCCACTTCTCAACTATCGGCCTCATCGGCGGACATGAAGCATGCATGAACCTGCTGGGCAAGGGAGTGGACACACCATCCGGCTCACGCCTCATGCAACAAACGCTCAACCTCTTGCGTCGATTGGTTGTGCAATTCCAGGAAGAAACCGGCAATCTCTACAATCTTGAAGCCACACCGGGCGAAGGCACATGCTATCGCCTGGCAAAGATCGATAGAGAGCTTTACTCTGACATATGA
- a CDS encoding ABC transporter ATP-binding protein: MAEQKPILEMKNVVSAYGRIKALKGISLKVYKGEIVTIIGANGAGKSTTLMTMCNVVQAVEGDVFYKGERINNVSSEQLPSMGLCQVPEGRRIFPRLSVLENLDMGAFFRKDKAGIKEDMERVFELFPKLKERRKQSGGTLSGGEQQMLAMGRALMSRPKVLLLDEPSMGLAPLLVQQIFNIIKMINEQGVTVVLVEQNANLALQCAQRGYVLETGSVVMEDDSANLLSNPDIRKAYLGE; the protein is encoded by the coding sequence ATGGCTGAACAGAAGCCCATATTGGAAATGAAGAACGTGGTTTCGGCCTATGGTCGAATCAAGGCATTGAAGGGAATATCGCTCAAGGTCTACAAAGGTGAGATCGTGACCATCATCGGTGCCAATGGTGCCGGTAAATCCACCACATTGATGACCATGTGCAACGTGGTGCAGGCGGTCGAGGGCGATGTTTTCTACAAGGGCGAACGCATCAACAATGTCAGTTCCGAACAGCTGCCATCCATGGGCCTGTGTCAGGTACCCGAAGGTCGCCGCATTTTCCCCCGTCTGAGCGTTCTCGAGAATCTGGATATGGGTGCCTTTTTCCGAAAGGACAAGGCCGGTATCAAAGAGGATATGGAGCGGGTTTTCGAGCTGTTCCCCAAGCTCAAGGAGCGCCGCAAACAATCGGGCGGCACCCTTTCCGGCGGCGAACAGCAGATGCTCGCCATGGGCCGTGCGCTCATGAGCCGCCCCAAAGTACTGCTCCTCGACGAGCCGTCCATGGGCTTGGCGCCGCTGCTGGTTCAACAGATTTTCAACATCATCAAGATGATCAATGAGCAGGGTGTGACCGTGGTGCTAGTGGAGCAGAACGCGAACCTGGCACTGCAATGCGCCCAACGCGGCTATGTTCTGGAAACCGGCTCGGTGGTCATGGAAGACGACAGCGCCAACCTGTTGAGCAACCCGGACATTCGCAAGGCATATCTTGGTGAATAG
- a CDS encoding branched-chain amino acid ABC transporter permease — protein MEFFIQQLINGITLGGVYALIALGYTMVYGIIQLINFAHGEFFAAGGYMGVIFISWMAAQGYHPYVCLAVSLVLAMIYCALLAMAVERLAYRPLRQASRLAVLLSALGMSIFLQNGLMLTQGVYDKPYPTEITSGGLEFGLITISYMQMLIVGLTAALLIGLNILVFKTRIGKAMRATAQDKVMSALVGINSNRIIALTFAIGAGLAAAAGIMVGLYYGSVNYSMGFVPGIKAFAAAVLGGIGNITGAMIGGLIIGMVEIFAAGYLSSEYKDVFAFIILIGVLYFKPTGIMGENVDDTRV, from the coding sequence ATGGAATTTTTCATACAGCAATTGATCAACGGGATCACGCTCGGGGGCGTTTACGCGCTCATTGCCCTTGGCTACACGATGGTCTACGGCATTATCCAGCTCATCAACTTTGCCCACGGTGAATTCTTCGCCGCCGGCGGATACATGGGCGTTATTTTCATTTCCTGGATGGCCGCCCAGGGCTACCATCCATATGTATGTCTGGCCGTCAGCCTGGTTCTGGCCATGATTTACTGCGCACTGCTCGCCATGGCGGTCGAGCGACTTGCCTACCGGCCCCTGCGACAGGCTTCACGCCTCGCCGTGCTTCTTTCCGCGCTCGGCATGTCCATATTTCTGCAGAACGGCCTCATGCTGACACAGGGCGTCTACGACAAGCCCTATCCCACGGAGATCACTTCCGGCGGGCTGGAATTCGGCCTGATTACCATCTCCTACATGCAGATGCTCATTGTCGGCCTGACCGCCGCACTCCTCATCGGACTGAATATTCTGGTCTTCAAGACCCGCATAGGTAAAGCCATGCGCGCCACAGCCCAGGACAAGGTCATGTCCGCTCTGGTCGGCATCAATTCCAACCGGATCATTGCCCTGACCTTTGCCATCGGCGCCGGACTCGCCGCTGCCGCCGGTATCATGGTTGGCCTCTACTACGGATCGGTCAACTACAGCATGGGCTTTGTTCCCGGCATCAAGGCGTTTGCCGCAGCCGTCCTCGGCGGCATCGGCAACATCACCGGGGCCATGATCGGCGGGCTGATCATCGGCATGGTCGAGATTTTCGCCGCGGGTTATCTGTCCAGTGAGTACAAAGACGTATTCGCCTTCATCATTCTTATCGGTGTGCTCTATTTCAAACCCACCGGCATCATGGGAGAGAACGTTGACGATACAAGAGTCTAA
- a CDS encoding queuosine precursor transporter translates to MNETLWILFALVDLCMVLAVYRFFGRVGLFGLMVFNLLLCNIQVLKTVELFGLTTTLGNVLYASVFLATDLLSEFYGKKEAQKGVLLGFVTLLMMVGYMQIALLFQPATDDFAQPHLQALFGFMPRIALASMFAYLVSQMHDVWAFHAIKQRTGGKMLWLRNNASTMISQFLDSAIFCTIAFWGVFPLNIFMEIMLSTYIIKVAVAALDTPFIYLAKRLFRKDHPAAKEA, encoded by the coding sequence ATGAATGAAACACTATGGATACTTTTCGCGCTGGTCGACCTGTGCATGGTCCTGGCCGTATATCGCTTTTTCGGACGAGTCGGCCTGTTCGGGCTGATGGTTTTCAACCTGCTCCTGTGCAACATTCAGGTGCTGAAAACCGTGGAACTCTTCGGGTTGACCACGACCCTTGGTAACGTCTTATACGCGAGCGTCTTCCTCGCCACCGACCTGCTCAGTGAATTTTACGGGAAGAAAGAAGCCCAAAAAGGGGTCCTGCTCGGCTTTGTCACCCTGCTGATGATGGTCGGATACATGCAGATCGCCCTGCTGTTCCAGCCTGCTACCGACGACTTTGCACAGCCGCATTTGCAGGCGTTGTTCGGTTTCATGCCGCGCATCGCGCTGGCCAGCATGTTCGCCTATCTTGTCTCGCAGATGCATGATGTATGGGCCTTCCACGCCATCAAGCAGCGCACTGGCGGCAAGATGCTGTGGTTGCGCAACAATGCGTCGACGATGATCAGCCAGTTCCTTGATTCCGCCATCTTCTGCACCATCGCGTTCTGGGGCGTCTTCCCCCTGAACATTTTCATGGAAATCATGCTGTCCACCTACATCATCAAGGTAGCCGTGGCTGCACTGGATACGCCGTTCATCTATCTTGCCAAGCGGTTATTCCGGAAGGACCACCCTGCGGCAAAAGAAGCGTAA
- a CDS encoding energy transducer TonB has product MLKYFLFSSIILHLSLGAFIGFSSTKAEVRSTTWSTYEVTLLGTSGMGGTGIANAEKTSKGLITSPKPRNKHSALKEKASKQNTGESNQSKRKSPDNISLHAGSTISQTDALQKWTDNGNSMTAERGLTESDPNGIPHGQGGFGHGHKRDGIGKTNTIPVAIHQVRPEYPRRARQRSITGKVVISCIVNIDGSVADPIIIKSSPEGIFDKCACTALKHWKFRPALHQGRPISSRITIPFRFELN; this is encoded by the coding sequence ATGCTGAAGTACTTCTTGTTTTCGTCGATCATACTCCACCTGTCACTTGGTGCCTTTATCGGTTTTTCATCCACAAAAGCCGAAGTTCGCTCAACGACATGGAGTACCTATGAGGTAACGCTTCTAGGCACTTCCGGAATGGGAGGGACAGGGATTGCCAATGCCGAAAAGACAAGCAAAGGGCTCATAACTTCTCCAAAACCGCGCAACAAACATAGTGCACTCAAAGAAAAAGCCTCAAAACAAAACACTGGAGAATCCAATCAATCCAAAAGAAAGTCTCCGGACAATATTTCTTTGCATGCAGGATCAACAATCAGCCAAACCGATGCCCTTCAAAAATGGACAGATAATGGAAACAGCATGACCGCAGAAAGAGGCCTCACTGAGAGTGATCCCAATGGGATACCTCACGGACAAGGAGGATTTGGTCATGGACATAAAAGAGACGGGATAGGTAAAACGAATACAATTCCCGTGGCGATCCATCAAGTACGCCCAGAGTATCCACGTCGCGCCCGACAGCGCAGTATTACCGGTAAAGTCGTTATTTCTTGCATCGTCAACATCGACGGATCTGTAGCGGACCCAATTATTATTAAATCGTCGCCCGAAGGTATTTTCGACAAGTGCGCATGTACCGCCTTGAAGCATTGGAAATTTCGCCCAGCCCTCCACCAAGGCCGTCCGATATCGAGCCGGATAACCATCCCCTTTCGGTTTGAACTCAATTAG
- the livM gene encoding high-affinity branched-chain amino acid ABC transporter permease LivM: protein MTIQESKKLWIALAVGLLWFLALLWPLLGIKPEGLEFAKTFDIFLKFAVAGICIMAVYQIQQAGKLDSVGTPIRSVAEYIQTIYAKTPTWIMLGALLTAAIIFPLVTGRYAHDVASSVLVYICLGLGLNIVVGLAGLLDLGYIAFYGVGAYTYALLNVNYDMPFWLCMPIAGGFAAIAGCIIGYPTLRMRGDYLAIVTLGFGEIVRLILNNWMELTNGPNGVLGISKPSIWWFDFGDFTFETLMLKKLWMLYYVILAIAVFTILCVYRLNYSRIGRAWEAIREDETAAELMGVNTFLLKLLAYASGAVFAGFAGAYFAARMRFVGPESFTFLESAMVLAMVVLGGMGSIPGVILGVLALVALPEAFRDFELYRMFIFGGSMTLMMLIRPKGIWPAKRMGKRSEEMD from the coding sequence TTGACGATACAAGAGTCTAAAAAACTTTGGATCGCACTGGCCGTCGGTCTTCTCTGGTTCCTGGCCCTGCTCTGGCCGCTGCTCGGCATCAAACCCGAGGGGCTGGAGTTTGCCAAGACATTCGACATCTTCCTGAAGTTTGCCGTGGCAGGTATCTGCATCATGGCCGTGTACCAGATCCAACAGGCCGGAAAGCTCGATTCCGTTGGCACTCCCATCAGGTCAGTGGCCGAGTACATCCAGACGATCTACGCAAAAACACCCACCTGGATCATGCTGGGTGCGCTTTTGACGGCGGCGATCATTTTCCCGTTGGTAACAGGACGCTACGCCCATGACGTTGCCAGCTCGGTTCTTGTCTACATCTGTCTTGGTCTTGGACTGAACATCGTTGTCGGTCTGGCCGGTCTGCTCGACCTGGGGTACATCGCCTTCTATGGTGTGGGCGCGTATACCTATGCACTGCTCAATGTAAATTATGACATGCCCTTCTGGCTGTGCATGCCCATTGCAGGTGGCTTTGCCGCCATTGCCGGTTGCATCATCGGCTACCCCACACTGCGTATGCGCGGTGACTACCTCGCCATCGTCACCCTCGGGTTCGGTGAAATCGTCCGGCTCATCCTCAACAACTGGATGGAGCTGACCAATGGGCCCAACGGTGTTCTGGGTATCAGCAAGCCCAGCATCTGGTGGTTTGATTTCGGCGACTTCACTTTTGAAACGCTGATGCTCAAAAAGCTCTGGATGCTTTACTATGTCATCCTTGCCATTGCCGTGTTCACCATCCTGTGCGTCTATCGACTCAATTACTCACGCATCGGACGGGCATGGGAAGCCATTCGCGAAGACGAAACAGCGGCCGAACTCATGGGTGTGAATACCTTTTTGCTCAAGCTGCTGGCCTATGCTTCGGGCGCGGTCTTCGCCGGTTTCGCCGGAGCCTACTTTGCCGCACGAATGCGATTTGTCGGGCCGGAATCATTTACATTCCTTGAGTCAGCCATGGTGCTGGCCATGGTCGTTCTCGGAGGCATGGGGTCCATCCCCGGGGTCATACTCGGCGTACTGGCTCTGGTTGCCCTACCCGAGGCGTTCCGAGACTTCGAGCTATACCGAATGTTCATTTTCGGCGGATCAATGACGCTGATGATGCTCATCCGGCCCAAGGGAATCTGGCCTGCCAAGCGTATGGGTAAACGGTCGGAAGAAATGGATTAG
- a CDS encoding ABC transporter substrate-binding protein — protein sequence MEKYQEMFNTGPGAYSAYAFDSAMAYMRAVKTAGTTDFDAVREALLKTEFVGASKLLKYEENGDSGSNYTVYIIKDGKFQPYWNSLTNKKFM from the coding sequence ATGGAGAAGTACCAGGAAATGTTCAACACCGGTCCGGGCGCCTATTCCGCCTACGCCTTTGACTCTGCCATGGCTTACATGCGCGCCGTCAAGACTGCCGGTACCACCGACTTCGACGCTGTGCGCGAAGCACTGCTGAAGACCGAGTTCGTCGGCGCTTCCAAGCTGCTCAAGTACGAAGAGAACGGCGATTCCGGTTCCAACTACACCGTCTACATCATCAAGGACGGCAAGTTCCAGCCTTACTGGAATTCCCTGACCAACAAGAAGTTCATGTAA